A genome region from Cerasicoccus sp. TK19100 includes the following:
- a CDS encoding glycoside hydrolase family 16 protein, which produces MTFSVLYPVAAALLIVPLLNASTPLNLLQQGGDAVGNRATIIEASPAELLVNFEAGGYPRVDFPCPAEGLDLSAYRGIEIIATNMGDTPIRGGLRVDNAGDASDQFWNMETALLKPGEAVTIQSVFGQNNGRPAYPLDASEITAYQFFLANPKDAVKVKLSAPMAYGEASDAQRSPRFSKPADRDTKVMPPAWLGEKPPVAGDWELTLDESFNGETLDTSVWATRLAFVGPAREESQRYRDENVAIADGVASLKVEHSPGHQYDDPELPKRDYAAGMLSSYDKWTQRYGYFEIRAKVPTAKGAAVVFGLIPDRGAEGNLSMHERRTSHDFNGKGMEMDVVRQLAEWGPGRVAYSTRWGGPAGTHIQKHWGDSYVYHGATEDGWHVYGMLWEADRLVWFIDGKKTGEWQSDAIADVPCYLSVTMPMGRHGSKQVDTESLPDAWEIDYIRVWQQQ; this is translated from the coding sequence ATGACTTTTTCTGTGCTCTATCCAGTGGCCGCCGCGCTGCTGATTGTTCCGCTGCTCAATGCGTCCACTCCGTTGAATTTACTTCAGCAAGGTGGCGACGCCGTCGGCAACCGCGCGACTATCATTGAGGCAAGCCCGGCTGAACTGCTCGTTAACTTTGAGGCCGGCGGGTATCCGCGTGTTGATTTCCCGTGCCCAGCGGAAGGGCTGGATCTCTCTGCGTATCGCGGTATCGAAATCATCGCGACAAACATGGGTGATACGCCGATCCGGGGTGGTCTGAGAGTGGACAATGCGGGCGATGCTTCCGATCAATTTTGGAATATGGAAACCGCGCTGCTCAAGCCGGGTGAGGCCGTTACCATCCAGTCGGTTTTTGGGCAGAATAATGGTCGCCCGGCATACCCGTTGGACGCGTCGGAAATAACCGCTTACCAATTCTTTTTAGCCAATCCGAAGGACGCGGTGAAGGTCAAACTCAGCGCCCCGATGGCGTATGGTGAAGCCAGTGATGCGCAGCGGAGCCCGCGCTTCAGCAAGCCCGCAGATCGCGACACGAAGGTTATGCCGCCCGCATGGTTGGGGGAGAAGCCACCGGTCGCGGGTGACTGGGAGTTGACGCTCGATGAGTCGTTTAACGGCGAGACGTTGGATACGTCGGTTTGGGCCACGCGCTTGGCATTTGTTGGTCCTGCGCGCGAGGAGTCGCAACGCTACCGCGACGAAAATGTGGCAATCGCCGACGGCGTTGCATCGCTCAAAGTCGAGCACTCCCCGGGGCATCAATACGACGACCCCGAGCTGCCGAAGCGCGACTATGCGGCGGGCATGCTCTCGTCTTATGACAAATGGACGCAGCGCTATGGCTATTTTGAAATTCGGGCCAAGGTGCCCACGGCCAAGGGCGCGGCGGTCGTGTTCGGGCTGATTCCGGATCGCGGTGCCGAGGGTAATTTAAGCATGCACGAGCGTCGCACCTCGCACGACTTCAACGGCAAAGGCATGGAGATGGATGTCGTCCGTCAGCTGGCGGAATGGGGTCCCGGCCGCGTTGCCTACAGCACACGTTGGGGTGGCCCGGCGGGCACGCACATTCAAAAGCATTGGGGCGACAGCTATGTTTACCACGGCGCGACGGAAGATGGTTGGCACGTTTACGGGATGCTCTGGGAGGCCGATCGGCTGGTGTGGTTTATCGACGGCAAGAAGACCGGTGAATGGCAAAGCGATGCGATTGCCGATGTGCCGTGCTACCTCTCGGTGACGATGCCGATGGGCCGCCACGGCTCAAAGCAGGTCGACACCGAATCGTTGCCCGATGCCTGGGAGATCGATTACATTCGCGTCTGGCAGCAGCAGTAG
- a CDS encoding PEP-CTERM sorting domain-containing protein: MKKSTLITSSVFLFLGAAQLSAQVLMFNFGSTAVPGGEATNSPYHTENPSFTQSTWNQLGNSDSSSLVYADNSSATGIALDLGRSNPLDSGPTVDFSTNPVSSNTLADDGGIYSLITMRSTIWSGNSGVDDNWVAGQITGLAAGQYEVLIWGNNGNANLGDIEQAVYVLSDSAAGTYDFTGLPSSTLTNASNASWTDGVSYSKATITIAAGESLYFAIDGTKLPSFDRGFLSGMQVAAVIPEPSTYAGIAGLAILALVAVRRRRA, from the coding sequence ATGAAGAAATCTACCTTAATTACGTCCTCAGTGTTTCTATTTCTTGGTGCCGCTCAATTGAGCGCTCAAGTTCTGATGTTCAACTTTGGCAGCACCGCCGTTCCCGGTGGTGAGGCAACCAACAGCCCTTATCACACGGAGAACCCGAGCTTCACGCAGTCAACTTGGAACCAGCTCGGTAACTCCGACAGCAGCTCGCTTGTCTACGCGGACAACTCTTCAGCAACGGGCATTGCTCTCGATCTGGGCCGCAGTAATCCGCTGGACTCTGGTCCCACGGTCGACTTCTCGACGAATCCGGTTTCTTCTAATACCTTGGCTGACGACGGTGGCATCTACTCGCTGATCACCATGCGCAGCACGATTTGGTCGGGCAACTCGGGCGTCGATGACAACTGGGTCGCGGGTCAAATCACCGGTCTTGCGGCGGGGCAATACGAAGTGCTCATCTGGGGCAACAATGGCAACGCCAACCTTGGCGATATCGAGCAAGCCGTTTACGTGTTGTCCGACTCTGCGGCTGGCACCTACGACTTCACCGGCCTGCCCAGCTCCACGCTGACGAACGCCAGCAACGCAAGCTGGACTGACGGCGTGAGCTATTCGAAGGCAACGATCACCATCGCCGCAGGCGAGTCCCTTTACTTCGCGATCGATGGCACCAAGCTGCCTTCCTTTGACCGCGGTTTCCTGAGCGGTATGCAAGTGGCAGCCGTGATCCCAGAGCCGTCGACTTACGCAGGCATTGCGGGTTTGGCGATTCTCGCTCTGGTGGCGGTTCGCCGTCGCCGCGCCTAA
- a CDS encoding GH39 family glycosyl hydrolase: MSETALSPITQHTESAAPQTKASLRKENAKAPVALTIDTQGPTKVRSQMFRECVGSCHAYVTLRKDWYEQSALVQESVGFKQCRFHGIFNELMGCCKRGEDGVVTTNFINVDKVYQGILDLGMKPFVEIGFMPEPLASGDQTCFHYKANVTPPRDYEEWSQFIRDFVLHLMERFGREEVLSWRFEVWNEPDLSYFWKDADRDEYFKLYSVTARTIKDIDPAIRVGGPATSKNAWVREMLEFCEEADAPLDFISTHHYCSDSALELGMPSDEIVYFGQKKMLSDVSKVRELIDQSAFPDAELHYTEWNISPAHNDRFGKDSEFTMTFILQTLKDLGDIPDSYAFWTINDIFEESGPGESPFSGKYGLVNIHGIKKPAFHAYAYLGRLFDQEFATECDSLIATTDGQAYRLLGWNHCEPSAYDFGGNDWDIIAEDATTNIQLEGLTGKFRVRAWQVDQQHGNSYRAWKAMGAPYYLSPKQEAKLKAAAEPKRILDAEHCANGFLKLSFTLQANALIFYEIDPIS, encoded by the coding sequence ATGTCCGAGACGGCCTTGAGTCCCATCACCCAACACACTGAATCCGCCGCCCCGCAGACCAAGGCGTCGCTCCGGAAAGAGAACGCGAAAGCTCCAGTCGCCCTGACCATCGACACCCAGGGGCCGACCAAGGTGCGCAGCCAGATGTTTCGCGAATGTGTGGGCTCGTGTCATGCCTACGTGACGCTGCGCAAGGACTGGTATGAGCAATCGGCGCTCGTGCAGGAATCCGTTGGCTTTAAGCAATGCCGCTTTCACGGAATTTTCAATGAGCTGATGGGCTGCTGCAAGCGCGGCGAAGATGGCGTGGTCACCACGAACTTTATCAACGTCGACAAAGTTTATCAGGGCATTCTCGACCTCGGCATGAAGCCCTTTGTCGAGATCGGGTTTATGCCCGAGCCTTTGGCCAGTGGCGACCAAACCTGCTTTCACTACAAGGCCAACGTCACCCCGCCACGCGACTACGAGGAGTGGAGCCAATTCATCCGAGACTTCGTGCTGCACCTCATGGAACGCTTTGGCCGGGAAGAAGTGCTGAGCTGGCGCTTCGAAGTGTGGAACGAGCCCGACCTGAGCTACTTTTGGAAAGACGCCGACCGCGATGAATACTTTAAACTCTACTCGGTGACGGCGCGCACGATCAAAGACATCGATCCGGCGATTCGCGTCGGTGGCCCCGCCACTTCCAAGAACGCCTGGGTGCGCGAGATGCTGGAGTTTTGCGAGGAAGCCGATGCGCCATTGGACTTCATCAGCACGCATCACTACTGCTCCGACAGCGCACTGGAGCTCGGTATGCCGTCCGATGAGATCGTTTACTTCGGCCAAAAGAAAATGCTGAGTGACGTCTCCAAGGTCCGCGAACTGATCGACCAGTCGGCCTTCCCCGATGCCGAGCTGCACTACACGGAGTGGAACATATCACCCGCGCACAACGACCGTTTCGGCAAGGACAGCGAATTCACGATGACCTTTATTCTGCAAACGCTGAAGGACCTGGGCGACATTCCGGACAGCTATGCATTCTGGACCATTAATGACATCTTCGAAGAAAGCGGCCCCGGCGAAAGTCCCTTCAGTGGCAAGTATGGCCTGGTTAACATTCATGGCATTAAGAAGCCCGCGTTTCATGCCTATGCGTATCTGGGCCGGCTGTTCGACCAGGAATTTGCGACGGAATGCGATTCGCTCATCGCCACGACCGACGGCCAAGCCTACCGCCTGCTGGGCTGGAACCATTGCGAGCCGTCGGCCTACGACTTCGGCGGCAACGACTGGGATATCATTGCCGAAGATGCTACGACCAACATCCAACTAGAAGGTCTCACGGGCAAATTCCGCGTCCGCGCCTGGCAAGTCGATCAACAACACGGTAACAGCTACCGCGCCTGGAAGGCTATGGGAGCGCCCTATTATCTGAGCCCAAAACAGGAAGCCAAACTCAAAGCCGCCGCCGAGCCAAAGCGCATACTGGATGCCGAGCATTGCGCGAATGGATTCCTGAAGCTGAGTTTCACCCTTCAGGCGAATGCTCTAATCTTCTACGAAATCGATCCCATCAGCTGA
- a CDS encoding choice-of-anchor M domain-containing protein: MTKSILTFSLSIISASALSGAVYTFGHGDIGIAYEDEGSGPEFFFHYHLGENSNIGEGEYEASDIITQVPASREGVAANNATFNTMTGTTAGSPIWTLPQGNVAGVPFLGIATEELLASEFPGNIIFSFDSVTSPSGSGNFSVWQSDGLGGFDFFFSSANEAGTVNGNNTISMPAGQHDHFNYGFTETGLWEVVLTVSGTHVTDGFMSSTETFAFQVVPEPSTYAIGLGIGALGICLLRRRARK; this comes from the coding sequence ATGACCAAAAGCATACTGACATTCTCACTTTCCATCATAAGCGCATCGGCCCTGTCGGGCGCAGTTTACACGTTTGGCCATGGCGACATCGGCATTGCCTACGAAGACGAGGGCAGCGGACCGGAGTTCTTCTTCCACTACCACCTGGGTGAGAATTCCAATATCGGCGAAGGCGAGTACGAGGCATCCGACATCATCACCCAAGTTCCCGCCAGTCGCGAAGGAGTTGCCGCCAACAACGCGACCTTCAACACGATGACCGGTACGACCGCAGGCTCGCCAATCTGGACCTTGCCTCAGGGTAACGTGGCCGGCGTGCCGTTCCTGGGCATTGCCACCGAAGAACTACTGGCCAGTGAGTTCCCAGGAAACATCATCTTCTCCTTTGACAGCGTAACGTCTCCCTCCGGCAGCGGCAATTTTTCGGTTTGGCAATCCGACGGCCTAGGCGGCTTCGATTTCTTTTTCTCCTCGGCTAATGAAGCTGGCACGGTCAACGGCAACAACACGATCTCCATGCCCGCCGGTCAACACGACCACTTCAACTACGGCTTCACTGAAACGGGTCTGTGGGAAGTCGTGCTCACGGTCTCCGGCACGCACGTGACCGACGGCTTTATGAGCTCGACCGAAACGTTTGCCTTTCAAGTCGTGCCCGAGCCCTCCACCTACGCCATTGGTCTCGGCATTGGCGCACTCGGCATCTGCCTGCTTCGCCGCCGCGCACGCAAGTAA
- a CDS encoding MerC domain-containing protein, translating into MSMTTALKTSCRPNGWLDSLAIGMSIVCAIHCLVTPVLIVFLPILATTFWVHEDFHLWMLLFVLPTSALAMFLGCRKHKDRLILALSIIGLSALMATAIYESVSHADSASAAHVHCEHCVEAGADEWLTGVTLLNVMGGLFLASAHVRNYRLCRKVKCEHD; encoded by the coding sequence ATGTCTATGACGACTGCGTTGAAAACTTCGTGTCGGCCCAATGGTTGGTTGGACTCATTGGCGATTGGCATGTCGATCGTCTGTGCGATTCATTGTTTGGTGACGCCGGTGCTGATCGTTTTTCTGCCGATTCTGGCGACGACGTTTTGGGTGCACGAAGACTTCCATTTGTGGATGCTGCTCTTTGTGCTGCCCACCTCTGCACTCGCGATGTTTTTGGGCTGCCGCAAACATAAAGATCGCCTGATCCTCGCGCTGAGCATTATCGGGCTGAGCGCTTTGATGGCGACTGCGATTTATGAGTCCGTCAGCCACGCCGATAGTGCGTCCGCCGCGCATGTGCACTGTGAGCACTGTGTCGAGGCGGGTGCCGATGAGTGGTTAACTGGAGTGACGCTGCTGAATGTCATGGGTGGTCTGTTCCTGGCCAGTGCGCATGTGCGAAACTATCGCCTTTGCCGCAAGGTGAAGTGCGAGCACGATTAA
- a CDS encoding choice-of-anchor M domain-containing protein, whose translation MLERTLTLCLLGASVAYGEGSLIIDSHVDLSFKYLPATSRWQAVIKSGVYSGQEAGIPFDKVALPLRDLSVNSGGERYVIPSEGFDFLGAPPGDDVWIAPQANSLYTWPGFSNSQDTGDLAIYSLSDPRKNGEIPQAWITIRLVSVDYIGVGENPHVSMWTPDEFNNPVVWAATSDGLDASDVFYQPANGHSHLNWGFAERGLYRLGLQASGYAGPGQTNLTQSNVEGAIFAVGTFAIWKANYFSGNDLFSTAATGEASDGDSDGAPLLLEYAFNMDPVVPDCQLLEPGVGESGLPAASISGTGQLEIEYVRRKQSTLPGIVYEAQFTSSLDAGDWQTATGETVVSIDADWERVTVVDTSTGDGQRFGRVVVTQAE comes from the coding sequence ATGCTAGAACGCACTTTGACTCTGTGCCTCCTTGGGGCATCCGTTGCCTATGGCGAGGGTTCCCTGATCATTGATTCGCACGTCGACTTGAGCTTTAAGTATCTGCCAGCGACATCCCGCTGGCAGGCGGTAATCAAGTCAGGGGTATATAGCGGCCAGGAGGCTGGTATCCCCTTCGACAAAGTCGCCTTGCCGCTCAGAGACTTAAGTGTCAACTCGGGAGGGGAGCGCTATGTCATCCCTTCCGAGGGCTTCGACTTTCTTGGGGCACCGCCGGGGGATGACGTTTGGATCGCTCCGCAAGCCAACAGTCTCTATACTTGGCCTGGCTTTAGTAATTCTCAGGATACAGGGGATTTGGCGATCTATTCGTTAAGTGATCCACGCAAAAACGGTGAGATTCCACAAGCGTGGATCACGATTCGGTTGGTGAGTGTGGACTACATCGGCGTTGGAGAGAATCCACATGTCTCGATGTGGACACCTGACGAATTTAATAATCCGGTCGTCTGGGCGGCTACCTCGGACGGGCTCGATGCCAGTGATGTTTTCTACCAGCCAGCCAACGGGCATAGCCACTTGAATTGGGGCTTTGCCGAGAGGGGGCTTTATCGCCTTGGTCTGCAGGCGAGTGGTTACGCCGGCCCTGGCCAAACGAACCTCACACAAAGCAATGTGGAAGGCGCGATCTTTGCCGTCGGCACCTTTGCGATCTGGAAGGCGAATTATTTCTCGGGCAATGACTTGTTCAGTACAGCGGCAACGGGTGAAGCTTCGGACGGAGATTCCGATGGCGCGCCGCTTTTGCTGGAGTATGCATTTAACATGGACCCGGTGGTTCCGGATTGCCAGCTGCTGGAGCCGGGCGTTGGTGAGTCCGGCCTTCCGGCGGCCTCAATATCGGGCACTGGCCAACTGGAAATCGAGTACGTGCGTCGGAAGCAATCGACATTGCCGGGCATTGTTTACGAGGCGCAGTTTACCTCAAGTCTCGATGCCGGAGATTGGCAGACGGCGACTGGCGAAACCGTTGTTTCCATCGATGCGGATTGGGAGCGTGTTACCGTTGTGGATACGTCGACTGGCGACGGCCAGCGATTCGGCCGGGTGGTGGTTACCCAAGCAGAGTAA
- a CDS encoding prepilin-type N-terminal cleavage/methylation domain-containing protein, producing the protein MERYQQTRSAFTLVELLVVIAVLAILGGLTISALGMARSRAYQSVCASNMRQVGMGLQMYASDHGKYPSSTHTSQLSQSWIYSIADYLDDVDEVRICPADPLGEERLEQNGSSYILNSFLFVQERDPFGNKIGKVYDRPSLIPNPSQTMLAFNISDRMETGTQSDHTHSSAWISWGAMLSDIQPNRHGGSDGDSTSGSANYLFADGHVESILAADVKAKVDKGENIAAVK; encoded by the coding sequence ATGGAACGATATCAGCAAACGCGCAGCGCCTTCACGCTGGTGGAACTACTGGTGGTGATCGCTGTGCTCGCAATACTGGGCGGTTTAACGATTTCGGCTTTGGGCATGGCGAGATCCCGGGCTTACCAGTCGGTGTGCGCGAGCAATATGCGACAGGTCGGCATGGGGCTGCAAATGTATGCCAGCGATCATGGTAAGTATCCGTCGTCGACACATACCTCGCAGTTGAGCCAGTCATGGATTTATTCTATCGCCGATTACTTGGATGATGTTGATGAAGTGCGCATTTGCCCGGCCGATCCACTTGGGGAAGAGCGTCTGGAGCAGAATGGGTCTAGCTACATTCTAAACAGTTTTTTGTTTGTTCAGGAGCGTGATCCGTTTGGCAACAAAATCGGTAAAGTCTATGACCGGCCTTCGCTGATCCCGAATCCATCGCAAACGATGCTCGCCTTCAACATCTCTGATCGAATGGAGACTGGGACGCAAAGTGATCACACTCATTCCAGTGCGTGGATTAGCTGGGGTGCCATGTTGAGTGACATACAACCGAACCGTCATGGGGGTAGTGACGGCGACTCCACCTCAGGCTCGGCAAACTACCTGTTTGCCGATGGGCATGTGGAAAGCATTCTCGCGGCCGACGTGAAGGCGAAAGTAGATAAGGGCGAGAATATCGCCGCAGTGAAATAA
- a CDS encoding NAD-dependent epimerase/dehydratase family protein yields MSIKNIAGKRVVVTGGAGFIGSHTCELLLEQGAEVLALDNLATGHLANLDHLKSVVSLRFEELDVATGNALANAVESFKPEAIIHLAALVSVQESIVNPELNFERNVTATQRVIEAARTNNVSRLVFASSAAIFGDNTELPLNESSDKRPLSPYGAAKLASEYLLMGAAYSYNLTVTANRYFNVYGPRQDPKSPYSGVMSIFLDRFRAGKGVTVYGDGQQTRDFIFVKDVARMNVLGAASAQAGFQPFNVCTGRSTSLLDLIAEFRKYFPDAPETAFAESRKGDIIHSLGDPSAARNAMGFDATTTLSEGLKQYLDGEGVAV; encoded by the coding sequence ATGAGCATTAAAAACATTGCGGGCAAACGAGTCGTCGTCACCGGTGGAGCAGGCTTTATCGGCTCACATACCTGCGAACTCTTACTGGAGCAAGGGGCTGAAGTGCTCGCGTTAGACAACCTTGCCACCGGCCACTTGGCAAATCTGGATCATTTAAAGTCCGTTGTCAGCCTCCGCTTTGAGGAGCTGGATGTCGCCACGGGCAACGCACTCGCGAACGCCGTGGAATCTTTTAAACCGGAAGCCATCATCCACCTGGCGGCGCTGGTTAGCGTGCAGGAAAGCATCGTGAACCCGGAGCTGAATTTCGAGCGCAACGTGACGGCAACACAGCGCGTCATCGAAGCCGCGCGCACGAACAATGTTAGCCGCCTGGTCTTCGCTTCCTCGGCGGCGATCTTCGGCGACAACACTGAGCTACCGCTCAACGAAAGCAGCGACAAGCGCCCGCTCTCGCCCTACGGCGCGGCCAAGCTTGCCAGCGAATACCTCCTGATGGGGGCCGCCTATTCCTACAATCTCACGGTCACCGCCAACCGCTACTTCAATGTCTATGGCCCGAGGCAGGACCCGAAGTCGCCCTACTCTGGCGTCATGTCCATCTTCCTCGATCGTTTTCGCGCGGGCAAGGGCGTTACTGTATATGGCGACGGTCAGCAGACCCGTGACTTCATTTTTGTCAAAGACGTTGCCCGCATGAACGTGCTCGGTGCCGCATCCGCGCAAGCCGGCTTTCAGCCGTTCAATGTTTGCACGGGCCGCTCAACCAGTCTGTTGGATTTGATAGCCGAGTTCCGCAAATACTTCCCAGACGCGCCTGAAACCGCCTTTGCCGAATCCCGCAAGGGCGACATCATTCACTCGCTTGGCGACCCATCCGCCGCGCGCAACGCCATGGGCTTTGACGCCACCACGACGCTCAGCGAAGGCCTTAAGCAATACCTCGATGGAGAAGGGGTCGCCGTTTGA
- a CDS encoding endo alpha-1,4 polygalactosaminidase — protein sequence MKSRWITICAVILLNTLTALGGSPDRYLVDYRSSISADYLQAWPISIIHSEAEVDLTAVKQSGAKVLAYVSVVEVAADATYANVVKETGLQPATRNATWNSSVMDLRDPAWRKFVAEQLVKTRVEQGFDGFFLDTIDSAEFLIATDRANEAEVREATVQLLREIRAAAPDAYLLMNRALPITDQASKIVDGVMVESLYQGYNFASQSYQATKPEETQHLETVLQKAQHLGMDVYVLDYVDPAKAGLAFETAARIEAKGYHALISEPRLMGASFAPLRPVARDILVFYGNLPSSEGLEFPSETTTYLAWQPSLEWLGFELRYHSLLNEGLPALPDPVDCRAIIIDGDMTVPTELQTKFWRYLGAATERGIKVFFISELPEITENQLDYVRKTFGLSGSFESIRLLNSPKIEQVKADLFGFEAPPMAPPSNFIDLQAPTSADIWLETSATVDGEHYTMDPVFVATWGGAILRPFDGMVDPLKFFQQFFDPLILGEAVLGPVDYPVPDVTTAFGRRIYFSHIDGDGFYSKSAVDVGKYSGEVIMEQIIEKYPLPVTASIITGEAQGRVAILKEPEPGKFAELARELFALPNVEVSSHTFSHPFFWSTEDHEIGVYKTQSLEIEDSYSTGEINYNQEIVGSTNFINEELAPEGKTSELVLWSGNCRPPPEALAVAREAGVLNMNGGQTVISRVTPFRSLIGPKALEWRGEVQIHAPNQNENVYNNAFGDGLFNGFSKVIDTFELTESPVRFKPVDVYYHFYSADRPDAFQALDTVMEWVMTQELFPMTATNYVRLVQDSRSARIYRTANGFLLQSQGQLRTWRMPEALGYPDMQRSVGLLGYTDFQGQRYLATDGREFVQLVLSSSPPTTPFLEGATIPFKVTRNGDQFTLQADGWGPGYVTFANAKDLKWADGIEPTPTDAGVRIDLKPGETIALPAALGRIFNGQ from the coding sequence TTGAAGTCTCGGTGGATCACCATCTGCGCCGTAATATTGCTCAATACGCTCACCGCGTTAGGCGGGTCGCCCGACCGCTACCTTGTTGATTACCGCTCGTCGATCAGCGCGGACTACCTGCAGGCTTGGCCGATCAGCATCATCCATTCCGAGGCCGAGGTCGACCTGACCGCCGTTAAACAATCGGGTGCCAAGGTGCTCGCCTACGTGAGCGTCGTCGAAGTCGCCGCCGACGCCACCTATGCTAATGTCGTCAAAGAAACCGGCCTCCAACCGGCAACTCGCAATGCCACCTGGAACTCCAGCGTGATGGACCTACGTGATCCGGCGTGGCGCAAATTTGTAGCTGAACAATTGGTGAAAACACGGGTCGAGCAAGGCTTCGATGGCTTCTTTCTCGATACCATAGACTCGGCAGAATTCTTGATCGCAACGGATCGTGCTAACGAAGCGGAGGTTCGCGAAGCCACCGTCCAACTACTGCGCGAGATACGCGCCGCGGCACCCGATGCCTACCTGCTGATGAACCGCGCGCTGCCCATCACCGATCAAGCCAGCAAGATCGTGGACGGCGTCATGGTGGAGTCGCTCTACCAGGGCTATAACTTTGCATCGCAAAGTTACCAAGCGACCAAGCCTGAGGAAACGCAGCATCTCGAAACCGTACTGCAAAAAGCGCAGCACCTGGGCATGGATGTTTACGTGCTAGATTATGTTGACCCCGCCAAAGCCGGGCTCGCTTTCGAAACAGCTGCACGTATCGAAGCCAAAGGCTACCATGCGCTAATATCCGAGCCTAGATTAATGGGTGCTAGCTTCGCGCCACTGCGTCCGGTCGCGCGAGATATCTTGGTCTTCTACGGTAACCTGCCGTCGAGCGAAGGCTTGGAGTTTCCCTCCGAGACGACCACGTATCTCGCGTGGCAGCCATCACTCGAATGGCTCGGGTTTGAGCTACGCTACCACAGCCTGCTGAACGAAGGCCTGCCTGCGCTGCCCGATCCCGTGGACTGCCGCGCCATCATCATCGATGGCGACATGACCGTGCCCACCGAGCTGCAAACAAAATTTTGGCGCTACCTCGGCGCAGCAACTGAGCGCGGCATCAAAGTTTTTTTCATCAGCGAGCTGCCAGAGATCACCGAAAACCAGTTGGACTACGTGCGCAAAACCTTTGGCCTAAGCGGCTCCTTTGAGTCCATTCGCCTGCTGAACTCGCCCAAGATCGAGCAAGTGAAAGCCGACCTGTTTGGCTTCGAGGCCCCGCCAATGGCACCGCCGAGCAACTTCATCGATTTGCAAGCCCCCACCAGCGCCGACATCTGGCTGGAAACCAGCGCGACCGTCGATGGAGAGCATTACACCATGGATCCCGTCTTTGTGGCGACGTGGGGTGGCGCTATTTTGCGCCCATTCGATGGCATGGTGGACCCGCTGAAGTTTTTCCAACAATTCTTCGATCCACTCATCCTCGGCGAGGCCGTGCTTGGCCCGGTGGACTACCCCGTGCCGGATGTCACCACGGCCTTTGGCCGGCGCATTTACTTTAGCCATATCGATGGCGACGGCTTTTACTCAAAGAGCGCCGTGGATGTCGGGAAATATTCAGGCGAGGTCATCATGGAGCAAATCATCGAGAAGTATCCGCTCCCCGTGACCGCGTCGATCATCACCGGAGAGGCGCAGGGACGCGTGGCGATTCTCAAGGAACCTGAGCCCGGCAAATTCGCGGAGCTCGCGCGCGAACTATTTGCCCTGCCCAACGTCGAGGTGTCCTCGCATACCTTCTCCCATCCGTTTTTCTGGAGCACTGAAGATCACGAGATCGGCGTCTATAAAACGCAAAGTCTTGAAATCGAAGACAGCTACAGCACTGGCGAGATCAACTATAATCAGGAGATCGTTGGCTCGACAAATTTCATCAATGAAGAACTCGCGCCGGAAGGCAAAACCTCGGAGCTGGTGCTTTGGTCGGGCAATTGTCGTCCGCCACCCGAGGCGTTAGCCGTCGCGCGCGAGGCCGGTGTGCTGAACATGAACGGCGGCCAAACGGTCATCAGCCGCGTCACGCCGTTTCGTAGTTTGATCGGCCCAAAGGCACTTGAGTGGCGCGGCGAAGTGCAAATACATGCGCCCAACCAGAATGAGAATGTTTACAACAACGCTTTTGGCGACGGATTGTTTAACGGCTTCTCCAAAGTCATCGATACATTCGAGCTAACGGAATCACCCGTCCGCTTTAAGCCGGTGGACGTTTACTACCACTTCTACAGCGCAGACCGCCCCGACGCCTTTCAGGCGCTCGACACCGTGATGGAATGGGTGATGACCCAAGAGCTGTTCCCCATGACGGCGACCAACTACGTTCGCTTAGTGCAAGACTCGCGCAGCGCTCGCATCTACCGCACCGCAAATGGTTTCTTGCTGCAGTCCCAGGGCCAGCTTCGCACTTGGCGCATGCCGGAAGCCTTGGGCTACCCGGACATGCAGCGAAGCGTGGGCCTGCTCGGCTACACGGATTTCCAAGGGCAGCGATACCTCGCCACCGATGGCCGCGAATTTGTCCAGCTAGTGCTAAGCTCAAGCCCGCCAACCACGCCATTTCTCGAAGGTGCCACCATCCCGTTTAAGGTTACGCGCAACGGCGACCAGTTCACACTCCAAGCCGATGGCTGGGGCCCGGGCTACGTGACATTCGCCAATGCCAAAGACCTGAAATGGGCGGACGGCATTG